TATTATACTTATTAACAGCATTCTTATTTACCAGTACCAATTTTATAGAAGCCATATCATTCTTGAATTAATCTAATGAAACATTAATGAAACAACACACATTACTCAACCCTTAATTCTAAGGTAGTGTAAATTTAGTAATTTCACCAACGCACTCAAAAACAATATGTTGCACTGTGTTTCAGTAAGTTAATATTCAATAGGTAAGACCCTCTAGGGGTAATCAAAGGGTAACTGATCGGTTCGTGATTCGTAACTAAAGGACGAGTTTAAAAGGGTTCTCTGGTTCTTCTGAGAGTGTTATTTCCGAACTTACGACATCCTGTTGTTTTGCTTAATGATTTGCTCTCTATTGAAAGTTGCATGTTATCGAATTGAGTACGAAGTTGTTTTATTTTGTGGACCCTCTATCATTCGTAGAATATTTGGTTGGTTATAGAGTCTTTACCTTTTGTAATGAATGAATCTCAATAATTTTGGATGAGGAGTTTTGAGTAGTTTTGCCATTTTTTATGAACAAGGATTGATGGTCGGTGTTAATAATATGGGTTATCATCAAAACATCAATAGAATTGTTATCTTTGTTAGGAAAGGATATCGAAAGTTGTTCTTGTCGATGTTAATACAAACAATATAAGAGAAACATGGATTATGAATCAAAAGTTTTTTATTTATTGCGGAATTATCACCGTTGCATTGGCTTCGTGTGTTTCTAAGAAGAAATATGTGGAGCTTGAATCACTAAAGAAGAAAAGTGATTCGCATGTGGTTTCATTAAAGAAAGAGTTGGCTTCGACTCAAAAGGAGCTTGAGGATAGAAGTGCTGCTTTTGATAAAATACGAGAAGATCTTGAATATAGCAACATTAAGATGTTGAGCAAAGTCGATGATGTGTCAAATAGAATGGCATTGGAGTCGAAGAAAAATGAGGAAAAAAGTGGAGAACTCGAGGAGTTATTGTTTGTATACAAAAATGAGAGTCGTCAATTAAGTACTCAAATAGTCTCTTTAAATAAGACAATTGACAAAAATAAAGCAGAAGTCGTTGAACTTAAGAAAAAGATTGAGGCCAAGACTGCTGAGTTGATTGATGTGAAATATACTCTAAATAATGAAAAAGATAAATCCTCTCTTTTAAATAAGAAGATCTCTTCTTACGATAAAAAGGTTGCTTCTTTAGAAAAAGAGAAAAATGATCTTTCTTCATCCATAAAAGTACTTCAAGGCAAGGTTAACAAACAAAAAGAGGAGATTGAACGTCTTCAAAATAATGTCAACCTTCTTAAAAAGCAGATGTAGATATAAATATTCCTGCATTTTAATAAAATGCAGGAACTGTTATACCTTCCATCCTTCTATATAACTCTAATGCATAGACGTCTGTCATTCCTGATACATAATCTACAATAGCTAATATCTGTTTGTAGGTATCATCGTTATGGATATCATATTGCTTTGGGATTAAGCTTAATAGGTTTTTCGAATGAGGGGAGTTTTGACTCTCTAGTGCTTTGATAAATCGATCCAGTAGTGTGGTGATTATCTTGTGTCCTGCAATCTGAATCTCAACCACCTCTCTATGCATATATATCTCTTCCCTAGAAACTTTCTGTATGTTCTGAATTGCTCTAAGGGATGTGGATGAAACATTTTTGATCAGAGGTTTAATTTTTTCCCCTTCCATGATTACATCATATTGTAATATGAACTGTTCAAAGCATTCGTTGATTAGTTTTCCTATACTAATAGATCGTAAGTAAGCTACCTTTTCACTTAAGTCAAGTATTGAATTTAGTGTTTTTTGTGTCTGTTTAAAGGTGGATTCCTCTTTGTGAAATGGTATCAAAAGATCTTGAACACGAGAATAGGTTAATATACCGATTTTAAAGGCGTCTTCTATATCCATTATTTGATAGCAGACATCATCTGCTGCTTCCACAAGATATACCAATGGATGTCGTGCATATTTAGCTCCATCATATGGGATCTCTAACTTTTTTGCAATTTTAGCATACGTTGATTTCTGATCCTGAAAAAATCCAAATTTCTGTATGATGGTGTGTGTGGATTCGTAGGGATACTTAACAATTGAGGATAAGGACGAATAGGTTAATGCAAATCCACCTGCTCTTCGTCCGATGAATTGATGAGATAAAAGGCGAAAAGCATTGGCATTTCCATCAAATTGCGTGAAATCAGTCCATTGCTCTTCGGTGAATTGTTCTTGAAACTTACGCCCATAATGATTTGTAAAGAAGTCGGAAATTGCATGTTCTCCCGAATGCCCAAATGGAGGGTTTCCTAAGTCATGGGCCAAACAGGCTGATGCAACAATTGGTCCAATCTCACTTGCTCTTTGCCAGTCTAACTCTTTTCTTTTTATTAATTCTGCCCCTAGCATCGCTCCCAAAGAACGTCCAACGCTTGCAACCTCTAGACTGTGAGTTAATCTATTGTGAACAAAGATGGATCCTGGAAGCGGAAATACTTGTGTTTTATTTTGTAGTCGACGAAAAGAAGGAGAGAAGATTATACGATCGTAATCGCGCTGAAATTGAGAGCGGTGGTCGTAGTTCTCTGTTATTCTATCTTCTTGTCCTAATCTCGTTGCGCAAATTAATTTTTCCCACTTCATGCTGTATACTCCTCTTTTATTTATGACCATTGGTGAGGATGGTATGTTTTTAGCTCTTGCTCCATCTCTTTTACCCTTGGTATTATTTTCTTCATGAATGCTTTAAACTCTTTTCCGTGATTTGGAATGATCGTGTGTGCTAGTTCATGAATAATAACCATATCCATCAAATGCTCGGGCAATCGAATGAGGTGCATATTTAAATTAATATTTCCCAAGTAAGAACAGCTTCCCCAATTTGTTTTGTTGTTCTTTATGGAACAACTATTGAACGGTAAATTAAGTTTTGTGCTCCAAAAGTTGAGTCGTTTGGGAATTGATTTTTGAGCTTCGAGTTTTAGAGTATTGTTTAGAAATATCTCATGTATCTGTCTATTCCTTTCAGTATCCCCTCCTTGTGGGAGAATGAGGTTTGCTCCACAGGTGGTATGTTCTACTTTTGCTTTTAGTATCTTTTCATACTTCACACAATAGCAACAATTGTTTATAGAGAGGATGGTTGGTAAAGCTACGTTATTATCTTTAGTTGCTTGGATTTTTTTTGCGATAAATGCGTCTCTATTTTCTTCTATCCAATTTTCGATCTCTTTCCAACTAATCGTACTAGGTGTACTGACTGATATTGTACCATCTGTTTTAAATGTTGCTCGTAATGCACTTTTGGTACGTCCTCTTCTAATAGTGATGTTACCTAACGATGAGTCTATTATCACTCTCTGTTCAATCATTTTTTTCTCTTTTTAAAACTTCTCCGTAACCATATAGGGAAAAGAATGGATCCAATCAATAAATATGGATAATAACTTACAGATCTCCAAATTAAAGCGACCATGTTTTCGAGCCCTGCAGGAATGAATTCTACCATATATCTTGAGAATAAAAATTCGGAGAACCCTGCTCCACCTGGACTAGGCATAACCATCATCATAATCCACATAATTAACTGTCGTGCAAAGATGATTAATTGGTTCGACATTTGGAAAATATCTTGAGATGGTAAGGTGGATGAGATGGTAACTCCTAATATGATGAGATTTGCAGTCCAATATCGAGAAATCCAAGATAATGCTGTGGAAAGGAACGAACCGATCCAATAAGATAAGGAGCGTTTCTGTAAACTATATGATGCTGTGATAAACTCATCTCCATATTGAATTGCAGCCTTTTTCCATTTGTTGATAAATGGAAGAGAGGCGATCGACACGATTAGTTTTTTGAAGAGTTTTGGATTGAAGAAAAGAGAATAGGATACAAATAAGATGTATAATAATTTGATACTATATCCAGCTATAGCAAACCATATTAGGTTGTTTACAAAAGTGGATTCTTCATATTGAACAAATAGATTTTCGCCTCCTATGGTAATTAGTAATATCGGAAAGCTAATGGCAAAAAATAGCTCATCTAAAAAACTTGTTGCCATCACTACTGTTGTACTTTCAGCCCATGACATCTTTTCGTGATGAAGAAAGAAAACGGCCACTCCTGTCCCTCCAATTGCGGTGGGGGTGATGGCTGATGCAAATTCCCATAGAAATACAATCTTGGTACATTGTAGCCATGTAAGTTTTTGGTTAGACAATATATGTAGACGGATGATATATCCAATATCTCTCGTAAGCATCAACGCACAAGCTCCTAAAATAAACCATTTACCCTCGCTGGAGAAGGAGAAGTCTTCTATTTGATCTCGTTCATTATAGAATAAATAGAATGCGACCATTAATCCTATTAATATTGGTAGGATGATTCTTATAGGATGAAAATTCTTCAGTGCGTCCGTCTTTTTGTTCATAGCCTCTGAGTATGATTTGATTGCCTCATTCTAAAAATATGAAAAACAATTGGGTTTTTTGCAGGTTCAGATCCACTAATCCTATTTTACCCGAACATTTTATCTTCTATGTGGTTTAATTTATATAATTTAAGTTGTTAAGAGAAACCTTTAACCAATTTGGCTTATGAATAATATTGAAGTACATGGCAACTTGTTCAAAAGAGAAAGCCTAAATAGAGTGGTAGACCATATCATTCCCAATACATTAGTTTTCGAAGTGGTAAATCCTTTCTATGGTTATTATGGAGAAAGAATACAAGGGCATACTCCGGTATATTTTTATATCATGTTTGATCATAATTATCCACTTTCATGTTTAGAACATACTATTGAATTAATGAAAGTGGCCCAATTGATTGATCTAGATGCTGTGAAAGTGCAATTAAGAATCGCTGGAGAATCGCTTTATGGAATACGACTAAGAGGTATTGAAGGGTATCAGAAAATAGTAGAATTACAAGAGTGTTTCGATAGATATGGGTATAAACTTAAGGTGAATGAATATCCTGAATTAACTTTTGAAGCAAATGTAGAGGTGGATAAGTTCTTTGAACTAAGTGAAATTGCCGAAGATTTATATTTCGATAATACGGAAAACAATCATGCATATTTTGCCTTGCCCTCTTTCTTAAAATGGAAAGAATTTGAACGACTTGATAGACAGGCTCACCTTAACTGGGAAGGTCTGAACTTCGATTCTGCACTCTGTTCTTTACGCTTAGATGGTACTTACCGAAGTGCAATACGTATTTATCGAAAGTCGCTAACTCCAGAGTTTGTATTGGAAGTTAAAAGTAGTTATGAACGAAAACTTATGTTTATGCAGTAACCTGTTTTTGTCTTGATAATCTCTCAATATTGAGTTTCCTGAATGTTCATTTTGACTCATTTATTGTTTAATAATGTCGGTTGAGGTACTATAGATATGACTTTTTTTACACCATAAAAAGTTGTGAAAACTACTATCTTTTCGATTTTATTTTTATCTTTAACACCTCAAAAAGAAAGAATACAAAACGTTTCAGAATAATTAAAGTAGGATTATGGAACCCAAAAAAACTCCCAAAGCAGACTTGGAAAGCAAAAGGTCAACCATGGTATGGTTAGGTCTTGCTCTTTCACTGCTAATCATTTGGCGTCTTTTTGCTTGGACTACTCAGCCGGAAAAAACAGAAGGTTTTGGGCAGATGCAACAGGCAGAAGTTGAAGATGAGATTATACCAGTTACGCAGGCTCAAACGCCTCCACCGCCACCACCACCGCCACCACCACCAGCACAACTTGCTGATATGATTACGATTGTGGATGACAATGAAGATATTGAAGACGAGATGGAAATCGAGGATTCAGAGGCGGATGATGAAACAGCTGTAGAAGTGGCTGAAGTAGTTGAGGAAGAAAAAGCTGTTGATGAAGAAAAGGTGTTTCAATTTGTTGAAGATCCACCAATGTTCCCTGGAGGAAATGCGGCTCTTCAAAAGTATTTAGGTAAGCACGTTAAATATCCTGTTATTGCACAAGAGAACGGTATCCAAGGTAAGGTGTTCGTATCTTTCGTTGTAGAAAAGGATGGTAGTGTAACAGATGTTCGTATTATTCGTGGTGT
The Prolixibacteraceae bacterium DNA segment above includes these coding regions:
- a CDS encoding flippase-like domain-containing protein produces the protein MNKKTDALKNFHPIRIILPILIGLMVAFYLFYNERDQIEDFSFSSEGKWFILGACALMLTRDIGYIIRLHILSNQKLTWLQCTKIVFLWEFASAITPTAIGGTGVAVFFLHHEKMSWAESTTVVMATSFLDELFFAISFPILLITIGGENLFVQYEESTFVNNLIWFAIAGYSIKLLYILFVSYSLFFNPKLFKKLIVSIASLPFINKWKKAAIQYGDEFITASYSLQKRSLSYWIGSFLSTALSWISRYWTANLIILGVTISSTLPSQDIFQMSNQLIIFARQLIMWIMMMVMPSPGGAGFSEFLFSRYMVEFIPAGLENMVALIWRSVSYYPYLLIGSILFPIWLRRSFKKRKK
- a CDS encoding M48 family metallopeptidase, producing the protein MIEQRVIIDSSLGNITIRRGRTKSALRATFKTDGTISVSTPSTISWKEIENWIEENRDAFIAKKIQATKDNNVALPTILSINNCCYCVKYEKILKAKVEHTTCGANLILPQGGDTERNRQIHEIFLNNTLKLEAQKSIPKRLNFWSTKLNLPFNSCSIKNNKTNWGSCSYLGNINLNMHLIRLPEHLMDMVIIHELAHTIIPNHGKEFKAFMKKIIPRVKEMEQELKTYHPHQWS
- a CDS encoding energy transducer TonB, translated to MEPKKTPKADLESKRSTMVWLGLALSLLIIWRLFAWTTQPEKTEGFGQMQQAEVEDEIIPVTQAQTPPPPPPPPPPPAQLADMITIVDDNEDIEDEMEIEDSEADDETAVEVAEVVEEEKAVDEEKVFQFVEDPPMFPGGNAALQKYLGKHVKYPVIAQENGIQGKVFVSFVVEKDGSVTDVRIIRGVDKSLDKEAIRVVKTLPRWKPGMQRGKAVRVSFSVPINFQLQ
- a CDS encoding deoxyguanosinetriphosphate triphosphohydrolase; this encodes MKWEKLICATRLGQEDRITENYDHRSQFQRDYDRIIFSPSFRRLQNKTQVFPLPGSIFVHNRLTHSLEVASVGRSLGAMLGAELIKRKELDWQRASEIGPIVASACLAHDLGNPPFGHSGEHAISDFFTNHYGRKFQEQFTEEQWTDFTQFDGNANAFRLLSHQFIGRRAGGFALTYSSLSSIVKYPYESTHTIIQKFGFFQDQKSTYAKIAKKLEIPYDGAKYARHPLVYLVEAADDVCYQIMDIEDAFKIGILTYSRVQDLLIPFHKEESTFKQTQKTLNSILDLSEKVAYLRSISIGKLINECFEQFILQYDVIMEGEKIKPLIKNVSSTSLRAIQNIQKVSREEIYMHREVVEIQIAGHKIITTLLDRFIKALESQNSPHSKNLLSLIPKQYDIHNDDTYKQILAIVDYVSGMTDVYALELYRRMEGITVPAFY